The following is a genomic window from Lepisosteus oculatus isolate fLepOcu1 chromosome 24, fLepOcu1.hap2, whole genome shotgun sequence.
ttctggggggaaaaaaatcaatattaaaacggccttcatattttaaaaggcattttttCAATGAAATTTATATGACTTGTCAGAAACTGTCACGGTGTCACCGTTTTCCATTCACAccgattttttttgttttattttctatcgGTAAGTGGTTGTAGTGTGGTTAAATAGTTTATAGAGATGACAAATGCCTGCTGGCTGGCTTCCGAAGTGGAGGTGCACAGTCTTATGTCGGGTTGGGCACGGCTCTAGTGAGACACGCCTGGGAACCAGTAGAAATGCGCTAAGCTCCGAAGACAGAACTCCCacctgatgtgtgtgtgtgtgtgtgtggggtgggggcGATGTTTGGGGAGCTGCAGCGATGGACCACAGGGGTCAACTAATCCCAGCAACTCCGAAAATCCGAAATGTACACAAGACGGCGCAGAAAATAGAACAAGAAGAAATAAAGTGAGCGTGGAGATCATGATGCGGGGAATGATTATGTCCCCTCATTTTCTGCCTCTTTGTAATTCTCTCTGAATTATTTACAGGCCTCCCCTTCTTAGCCAGCTCGAGGAGGCCTCCAGTGTCCTGTTGACCATTCCTGCACCGCTCTTCAAACAGCCTATTCTCGTCTCAGGGCCCCTCTTTTCTGCGGAGGCCTACGGCTGGTTAATTAAGAcacaataaaagaacagataatcGGTAAATGAGAATATAAAGGGTTTTTTTTGGCTTACATAATCTCTTCTTTGTATGTACGCCATGGCTTTTTCCTTGCCCTGGCTTTTTATCCCTCATGGAAACTCAAAGGCAAACGGGAAAGGCAGGCGGACGAGCCTTTTGACTGGCAGCCCACAGTTTTTTCCTGGTGCTCTTTTAAACATTCCCCTCTGCCACAATACGCCCGAGATTAAAATTTCTCCAGCAATTAGAGCTGGAAAAAGACGCTCAGGACAACAAAACGCGTCTTAAAACCTGATATCAAAAGGCTTGCAGCGATCTTCTGCAGGCGACAGTGTGAAAGCTTCGACACCACTAGAGTTATCGCCATCTGCTTGAAACCCATCTGAACTTTGTAAAAGGAAATCTGTGTGGTTATGCTGCTTTGTTTATAATATCAGagcatattaatttaatttgtacaatattaaaacagccaaaaaaaaaatagcgtTAGAGTTAAATTTCCTATAGATCTCTTTAAGTCACCAGGGGTATCATGTCTAACCATGTGTCAATGAATCTTCCATGTAATGTGTGTATCATGATActgagagatgtactgtatgtgtgtcaaTGTATTATCAAAAGCACTACTAAAGCAAGACTTGACTTGAAGGATATCTATACTTtatttattacttgttccattaaacCAGATAAAGGCTTGCCTTCCAACAAATCAGGGTATCATCTACAATCATTTCATCTTGCTGCAAATCATACATCATTAAGAGAACCATTGCCTTACACACTGCACCATGACTGACATCTTGATACGGTACCCAGTGTTACAAATTTCATTAAAAGGGACTATAGATCAAAAGTACACTCTTAAGGTAATGTAATATGCTGAATTCTTCCTTCTCATatgtcatttttattgtttgaattgtttttttttccttactgctttgtctttttaaactgtgcagtttttaaaaaaaaattcaacctCGATCAGAATGGTAATTCAGTGGTAATTCATGTAGCTGGGAATCCTCCTCCTTCAGTTTTACTCAATTATATCAGACAGTAAATGAAACTCTTCATATCAGGAAACACcttccccctctctgaactaaTCCTGGCGATCACACTATAATCTTGATACAAACGTCATACCAGCCAAGCAGTTTTGACAGACTATTTTCAGTTAACATTTTCaaacaaataaattacaattgTTACAATTACTAAACTAAGGGATAGAGTTAAACAAACCACTCTAGAAATATGTGATTGTCTTGAAAtgtgttaatatttatttaataaactgccattcattaaaaataattttagcatcatattaaatgtttaatgggAATTAGTGCTttcatgtatttaaattgaGAATGTAGCTGGTTTGTTCCTCATACTCTCTCCACCAAACAAATGAATGTCAATAAACAGTTGTTATGCTGAGAGATTAACCCATTTAGACATCTTGaaatatgactttttttaaaacaatactcTGAGATTTCTAGTAGCTACCATTGGTTATTTGTGTGTATATGTGAAGATGTGCAGTACTATGTGTGTCAAAATGAGTTGAGAATAATGTACaggcagaaaataaataaaatagctttgttttgaaaggaaaaaatgaCATGAAATTGAAGAAAATGATGGGAATTCCTATTTGAATCAGATCGCTTCGAAGTAGATGAAATGTTTCGCTATTGTTAGTTTTATGCGGTAGTGTTTTTCTAAAatggttttgttatttttctctaGAGCGAGCTGGGAAGAAGCCGTCCAAGAGGATTCTCACTGCCAGGCCAAGACTTTGTGTATGGGCGAATCAACCCCAACAGAGATGGAGGAGTTCCAGAAGGTTGGCATTTCTGATCACTACACCACACAACCTTCCTTTCCTGCTTTTGCAACTACTGGAATACCATGCTGTACATCCCAGCTTTGAACTGTTGAAACCACATTTCGCAGTCCTTTTTATTCAAGCACTAAGATCCACACATCTCGGACCATGTGACTCAACACACCTCACCGCATTCGTGTCCGTGCACATTGTGTTACGTAAAACGTGCAAGCGTTTAATTGTAACCTAGACAGATCTGTCATGCACTGACATGCTACAGTAATTAGCAGAAGAGGCGTGCTAAAGAAAGCAACTTCGAGAGTGTCTTCCGTGCCATCGTTGAGGCTTTCAGTCTGTTTGTCTACCAGGATGCAGAGGGCGCTCACAGCTCAGACAGCAGCGACACCAGCAAGAAGCATATTTAAACCCTTAGGGCCAGGCTGGAGCTATGCTGCGAGGACATGGGGGCGCAAAGATCACACCTTGACAGCCATGATGTCACATCCAATATGCATAACTAATGACATCTGCAGTCCAGGCAGGCAGTAGACTGGAAATTACAGCACTTTGGAGCTTTTCTAACAAACCTacagcagcagagagagagtCTCTGAAAAGCTAAACTTTCCCCAGACCTGCAGCCGGTATGCTGATTGCCATTTAAGTGCTGCAGGGCTCACTGAAGTGTCTGAGTGTATTGACGACCCAGGCTGACTCCTGATGTTTTTCTGAACTAAGACAAAATATAGCTATACTGAGCTACCTGGAAAAGTCTAATAAGTGATGAACTGTCAGTTCAGGATATCAaccgctgttttttttttcttgttaaaaaaacaccgAGCTCTCTGGAAAACAAGTCAGATCTGGTGTGTTCTGTTCTTGCGAGGCCAGAAAACGAACTGgtatctattttttttagtcttttttgAATTATGATAATTGCGACAAGAATATAAAAACGCCAACCGGTAGCAGCAGTAATGAGACCTAGGAAGCACTGGTCTTGTCAAAGAGAAGCAATAACTGGGAAATGAAGTCATACTTGTTTGGAAAAACTTTCACAACTATTCAAAACTCACTGATAGAGACTGATATTATCGCATCCCActatatttacaatttttgaaATACGTGTTTTATTATCATATATGAACAATAGAAgttttgtttgtattattttagtGAGAAGAATACGTATTTGAGGAAATCAAAATTAAGAACAGGTATAGAAAAGGTAAAAACAGAACGGGCAGAGATTGTTGTAAGGTCTGAAGAACGATACTCAAAAACTCTGAGTCTGTGTGCCGCTCAGATGGCTCCAACATTTCTCTGTGCCCCGTTCCTTGCAGCAATGTCCCACTGGGTGACGGTTGTACCCACCTCTCTGCCCGGCTCCAGCTCCCGGAAGATGGGCAAGGACTTCGTGGCACTCAACCGAGAGGCCGTGAAATCGGGCCTGGTGACCGCGCAGGAGCACTACCAGTACCGCGCCACACACGACATCCCCCGTCGCTCTCCGGCCAGAGAGGGCTCCCGACTGCGGAGACCGCGCGCCCCTCCGGACGTGACCTTCGGCATCTCCACGCGGTGAGCAGTCTGACCCCCCTCTCCGGTCTAGCACACTGGTAAAGATTTAAAGCAGGATAGGATCACTTTATCGGCCATGTACAGTTTCTGGCATTGAGAATTTGtcctttcgcataccccagcttgctctccatgagagacacagacagggagagaagctgggggtcagagcgcagggtcagccatttatacagcacccctggagcagctggggttaagggccttgctcagaattcctctgccggctgtgggatttgaactggtaaCCTTtcggccacaggcgcagatcctgagccacagagccaccagtcCCCCAGTCCCAATGATTCCTGCTTTGGGACCTGTGTGTCTGCATCCTATACAGCGCATACTAGAGTATCTGCAAACTGAAATTGAAAACCCATGCTTTCAGCTCATTCCTGGTCTTTCACCAGAAAGTGCTGTGGAACAGAAACTGACTGCTAGCCTCAGAATGGGATGTGTGACGTCTCTTTGAGGCCACTTTCTGGCCTTTGGGGCCCATAGGTGCTATACTGGCGTCTTTTCTCCGGCAGAACTGGGGTGGAAAATGTAGTGGGATTGACTCCCTACTTCAAAGCTAAAATGGACACTGCTTGAAAAAGCCCAGTTTACTCAGGATGAAACCCATTTGACAACTTTGCAACATGCAGGTATCTTGTACGCTGAAAGAAAAATGGGTTTGATTGATTGAGCTTCAGTGAACATCAGTGAACATTTAGTTATGATTTGACAAGGCCACAAAGCTCGTCCTAGACAATAAAGGAGGATTTTGTTGAACTAGGCAAAGTTATTTTGCAATATTGATAAATTataaacacctactgtacataaacatttGCTGAAATCAGTTTACATATATTTCTCTAAAGATCAGGTGTTTGAACACCTGGGGAGGGGAGGTGTTATTTTTAGGCCTCTCATAAAAACAAGTCACTGAAATTAGTCTTAAATTAGACTAACATGAATAAACtctattttgtttcattttgtttcacttACTGAAGGACTGGCTTTCAACCATACAGAGAAAGAAGAGAGACACAAATATGAAAGTAATTGCTAATTTGCTCATCCCGTAAAACAATAACATTAGTACTTAGTAAAAATTAAtgttatcattttaaatgtttgggATCCTCATACATTTTAAAGTGCAGTTAAAGAGCCGTTTTCAGAGTGAGAATAAACACTCATTTGAAGCTCCTGCTAATGTTAGTTTAAGCTGTGTTTTTGTTAGAGGCAGACATTGTTCGTTTTCATTAACACTGGCTTTCAGGAACCTGACAGGGAGATTCAACAAAGTGCCATCTAAGAGCTTTTAATCTTCTGCGCCTTGTAAGCAAAGAAATTCCAATCACACTCAAAATCAATTCTAAATCCCAGTAAATGGAGGTTAAATGCATACTTATATCAGGCAATTAGCAACCCCGCAGTAATTCTTAAATAAAATTACTTAACTGAAAAAAGAGGCTCAATTTCCTCAGACACATTATTGTCTATTTCCATTAACAATCATttgcttgttttctctttttgccATTAGGCTTGCCTTTTATGTATCTGAATTTCAGTGcagtgcttttaatttttttttaggcTCACGTTTTTCCACTGCAGGATCTTACTACTACTACCACTGTCTTAATTAGGTCATGAAAagttcagacacacagacatgtgAAGCAATGATTTTTGTGACAGGCAGACATCATTTAATCGCGCGCCTAGTCCTGACGACTGCACAAAACCACACCTGTTACTGCCCGAGACTGCCCTGATAGAATGAAAGGATTTTAAAAGCACTTGCCTACTATCTTCTGaccatccatcctttttctgaCCACTTCGTTCAATTTAGtgccacaggggagccagaatcgatcccagcaggcaacaggtgcaaggcggGGTTCActctggacgggacgccagtccatcacagggcaaacagacacaaacacagacacgtaCACACTCACagaattttcccagaatccaattgacctaccagcgtttctttggactgtgggaggaaacccacacaacacAGGGGGAGCATACTAACTCCGTGcagacagcagctcaggtcctaaatttaacccagggccaggtgctgtgagacagcaatgctcaccactgcgccATCATGCTGCCCATCTAccaaacattttattaacacCTTTAGTgagttcttttaaaaatacacttcaCACAATTCTCTGACAAGAGTAAAACAAGACCAATATGTGTAAATGTAACATAAATAGCCATCTTAGGGTAACTTTTTAAATTACTGtctcaataatattttaaatgagagatattatttaaaatgagagCGTACTACAGCTATTCTATAACAGAGGtaaggatttattttaaaaacaggagGTTGGTATTGAGTCCATAAATAATTATGAATAAATGTCATTAAGAAATATAtagcatttagaaaatgataTGTATTGTTTTAGTTTATATCAATTTCTTTGAACACAGCAGGACAGAGGATGCAAGAAAGGACTTCACTAATTCAGCAGATTATATAAGCAGAACATTGTAAATATTTGctccaatttttaaaatattttaacagttcCACAGATACCAAAAAATTAATCCATacttaattataaataatatagaTTAATATAGACTAAAAACATTTCTTGAATTCATTTCATTGATACATCTGTAATACTATTCAAATGTGAGATGACTGTATTTCTGAGAGCTCTGAGTAATGTTCATATATTTCTAGACAAATTTCTGCAGAGACATTGTCTTTATACCGGCTTAACTTGCCCGGAAATTCGGTAGGGACACAtaacttatactgtacattgtctcaGAAATTTTAAACCTGAACTATCTTTGCAGATCGTAATAAATACCTCCCTACCTTTCTTTCGTACtacaatatatatattcagTATATTACATCTTCCTGTCCTACTCTGATTGAAATACAGTTTACTAAACTCAAGCATTCTCCTCACTCACAGGTGAAAGGTATGATagtagagcaaaaaaaaaaaagtcttcctcGCATGAAGGGAAACAGCTGAGAGACAGGTGGAAGAGGGAAACCGATTAATCATTGGGCTCTTCAGTGAGCTAGACAGTTAAGAGGTTTTGCTTTCATCAGAAATTCATCACTGTTACACAAGAGCATAAagacagggttttttttccttactttccttcttttttttccccttgtaaGCACTGACACTGTAAAAATGGAACTGAATTATTTAGCTAATAACGCCCCTGTGTGCGGTGCGCAATTGCTCTGTgctctctgtttttctttcccctgtcttttcctcttctctctcttgctccctctccctgtctctggcTCTGTTCCTCTGTCAGGCACAGATTTATTCTGTTCCTGACGCCTGCAGAGTGGGGAATGTGAGAGTGTGCAGGGGAGGGGTCAGGAGAAAGGAGGTGAGTGTACAGTAAAAGATAAGATCATGGCTCCCCAGGGTCTTGTTTGGCCCTGTACCTTATCCATCAAACGCTGGTTCCTAGTGCCAAGGTCAACTCTAATGAGCATGTGCTGGGGTCTTACTCAGAACCCCTCCGCTTCTCCCCCCctccacacacaaacacacgtgCAGGCTTTCATCCCGTTACCCAATGGCGGGTCTGGGATTTGTATGCATTCCTTACCCTGCCTCCTACGAAAAAGGAAGTTTGTGACAGAGGGAGCATTTTGAGGAATTGCACCTGAAACACATCTGTTCAACAAGGCCTTGGTCTACAAACCTTTAAAATGAaggaataaaatatttgtgCAAAGTCAGGAACACACGTTTTCTCACTAAcggttgttttgttttgtttttcccccccCGTCTTGCAGAGTAATGCAGTAGAAattgcacctttttttttcagctgtgctGGATCTTGACAAATTTATATGTTAGCATTGAAAAGACTGTCAAGCCAGTAAAATGAAAGGAACAGTGCGCTGTGATCGTCTGGTGCCAGTATTTGATCCTCGTGCTTATAAAGGCCCTGTTTAGCCAGCCTAAGTTTTGTCTTTGACCCCTATCCCCTCGGCTGCCCGTGTTAAATGTGTGGCCTTAATATCCTAATAAAACTGCtctgcatttttcatttatattctGTGTAATTAGAAATATCAATATAAAATTACCTTAAACTTCAACTTAAAATAAAGCTGAAATTTTACTTAACATCACGGCCACTGACTCTTTTGCTTTATCAAGCAGAGTTTATGGGTAACACTAATTACTAGAGCCTGTTTAACTAGCATTTGAGCCCTGCAGATTACTAGCTGATATATTTGCGTAAGGTTCCTCATTTATTTTCTCCAGGTGTTAAAAATCTCAGACAGTATTCTTTTCAACAGAAAAGAGATGTGTATGCAATAAACACTACTGTggtattttaagaaataatggTTAATAATGATAGAAAAGCACCCTATACTCAGAGGGCAATGAATGTGTTTTGCTTCATTGTGATCTACTGAAGATGCATTGAAAgctaattgcattttaaagggGGTTATGCTGTATTAgaataaacactgaaaactCAGAACAGAATGTATAGGCTTAGGTGATGTAGGCTTAGTATAATTATAAATCTGTCTAAAAGCGGTCAGATTTGTTAGTGTCTTGCAGTTGGTTTTCCTATTCCCACCTGGCTGAGGCTGAGCTCACATGAATAAGTGTGGGGACAGGCACTGTAGAACAATGCCGGTCCACTCCGCCGGAGTGATATTACAGAGAACCCGGCTTAGAGCTTTTCTCTTCTCAAGCTGAAAATGAAGACGTTGGTGAGAGGTAGTCCCAAGGTCAACAGAGGTGGCCCTGTGGACCGGGGCGACAGAACCAAGGTGTCGAGGACTGGGGCAGACGCTGGCCGGCACCAAGCAGTGGTCTTGACGTTTCCAGTGCCCGCCCACAGAGGGCAATTGGATCATTTTTAGCAGCCTGTCCAAACTCATTAAGGTTTAGCTTGCGTGGAGTGG
Proteins encoded in this region:
- the cfap77 gene encoding cilia- and flagella-associated protein 77 isoform X2, encoding METVQVGVVRDSMLANPLLIRSELGRSRPRGFSLPGQDFVYGRINPNRDGGVPEAMSHWVTVVPTSLPGSSSRKMGKDFVALNREAVKSGLVTAQEHYQYRATHDIPRRSPAREGSRLRRPRAPPDVTFGISTRPSTPIFELLEHRYAQRWLEEQQSAERAKLASRQKKQAQLGKIYETRTSLLRQSQPSVEFTSLWKLPRFQKRSAAS